A region of Necator americanus strain Aroian chromosome I, whole genome shotgun sequence DNA encodes the following proteins:
- a CDS encoding hypothetical protein (NECATOR_CHRI.G147.T1) — MVDTYLTFEPSFWELQDNTLLETDHPILLLGKKFSKKAGIEPIKKYVTSRLWFTYRRNFAPIGGTGPETDQGWGCMLRCAQMLLGEVLLRRHIGRDFEWTEGVPPSGDYERILRMFLDEKTALYSIHQIAQMGVTEGKMVGEWFGPNTAAQVVKKLAVFDSWSDIAVHVALDNILVISDVRTIATLAPPKEAIKLMKDEKDVSESYLTFVNESASDDKKCEWRPLLILVPLRLGLTSINRCYLPAIESFFKLECCVGIIGGRPNHALYFIGIAGDRLVYLDPHYCRPSIIEKYGNTPWIEDGFESLESEDVPCSVPTRDEGLDDSTFHCKMLLHMRYDQVDPSLALAFFCESSDVFEKLSRDLQQDVFPTSKPPLFEQLESRPKYWPPFEPYTGVKVKIEMKEFDDMCAPNYLIDDGFEVLEETEDVD, encoded by the exons GTATTGAGCCTATAAAGAAGTATGTCACTTCCCGACTATGGTTTACGTACAGGAGAAATTTCGCACCTATAG GTGGAACAGGTCCTGAAACAGACCAAGGCTGGGGATGTATGCTACGATGTGCACAGATGCTACTTGGAGAGGTTTTATTACGAAGGCACATAGGGAGAGATTTCGAATGGACCGAAGGTGTTCCACCTTCCGGTGACTACGAGCGGATTCTACGAATGTTTCTTGACGAGAAAACTGCTTTATACTCAATTCATCAGATTG CACAAATGGGTGTCACGGAGGGAAAGATGGTTGGAGAGTGGTTTGGACCAAATACTGCTGCTCAG GTGGTGAAAAAACTCGCTGTGTTCGATTCTTGGTCTGACATAGCTGTTCATGTTGCACTCGACAACATTCTTGTAATTAGTGATGTTCGAACCATAGCAACTTTGGCACCGCCAAAGGAAGCCATAAAATTGATGAAAG ACGAAAAGGACGTTAGTGAGTCTTACCTGACCTTTGTGAATGAATCAGCATCAGATGACAAGAAATGCGAATGGCGGCCGTTACTAATTCTCGTTCCATTGAGACTCGGCTTAACAAGCATTAACCGATGTTATCTGCCTGCAATcgag AGTTTCTTCAAACTTGAATGTTGCGTTGGCATCATTGGAGGCAGACCTAATCATGCACTTTACTTCATTGGAATAGCTGGCGACCGG CTCGTGTATCTTGACCCACACTATTGCCGTCCTTCAATAATTGAAAAGTATGGAAATACTCCGTGGATCGAGGATGGTTTCGAATCCTTAGAG AGTGAAGATGTCCCCTGTTCGGTTCCCACAAGAGATGAAGGTTTAGATGATTCCACATTTCACTGTAAAATGTTGCTTCATATGCGATACGATCAG GTAGATCCTTCCTTAGCATTGGCGTTCTTTTGTGAATCGTCGGATGTGTTCGAGAAGTTAAGCCGTGATCTGCAACAG GATGTTTTTCCTACCTCAAAACCGCCGCTATTCGAGCAACTCGAGAGTCGCCCGAAGTATTGGCCGCCCTTCGAGCCTTATACCGGCGTAAAGGTGAAGATCGAAATGAAAG AGTTTGATGATATGTGCGCACCGAATTATCTTATCGATGATGGGTTCGAAGTCTTAGAAGAAACGGAAGATGTCGACTGA